A DNA window from Candidatus Protochlamydia naegleriophila contains the following coding sequences:
- the coaD gene encoding pantetheine-phosphate adenylyltransferase — translation MKKVIFPGSFDPPTLGHLDIALRAANIFDYVYIAIGQNPRKKHRAFSPEERMELLSTVLHQVPNVEIVTFNGLLADFANTLGVKTILRAIRNASDFDYENLQAQMNRRLGNVETLYMVADEKFRLISSALIHEIAGYGRRLHGFVPEEIEKLVFERLSQLDTMNELLD, via the coding sequence ATGAAAAAAGTTATTTTCCCCGGCTCTTTCGATCCTCCGACTCTCGGCCATCTGGATATTGCCTTAAGAGCAGCCAATATCTTTGACTACGTGTACATAGCAATCGGCCAAAACCCACGCAAGAAACATAGGGCCTTTAGCCCTGAGGAAAGAATGGAGCTGCTCAGCACCGTGCTTCATCAGGTTCCAAATGTTGAGATTGTTACGTTCAATGGATTGCTGGCCGATTTTGCAAACACACTCGGAGTCAAAACGATTTTAAGAGCTATTCGCAATGCGTCGGATTTTGACTATGAAAATCTGCAAGCTCAAATGAACCGCAGGCTTGGCAATGTAGAAACTCTTTACATGGTCGCTGACGAGAAATTTCGGCTCATAAGCTCGGCTCTGATCCATGAAATTGCAGGCTACGGACGAAGATTGCACGGCTTCGTTCCAGAAGAGATCGAAAAACTGGTCTTTGAGCGGTTGTCGCAGCTTGACACAATGAATGAACTCTTAGATTAA
- a CDS encoding inorganic phosphate transporter — protein MDTALLILILVTGFYMAWNIGANDVANAMGTSVGSGSLTLRQAVIIAAILEFCGAFFFGSHVSKTMQSGIINPDVFVHDPRILVYGMLASLASVGMWLQLASYFGWPVSTTHSIVGAIVGFGAVVGGLEAVYWKDVGYIICSWILSPVLGGVLAYYIFTLLRKKIFYALNPLEATRKLTPLLVFIVVSILALVLVFEGLHNLNLELTLLTKIAITVGAGLLGAFISHLVMRRIPITQHGKPHNEYDPEAMQSLEKVQKHLQRFHSKSNGEAQYTAGLLMEEVNTLSKSLKPRMELDHTHEEYNRVETVFAYLQIMTACMMAFAHGANDVANAIGPLSAAVTILTTGLFAVEAPVPTWALALGGSGIVVGLATWGWRVIETIGKKITELTPSRGFAAEFGAATTIVLASRLGLPISTTHTLVGAVLGVGFARGLEAVNLTTTRDILISWVVTVPIGALLAVALFYPIRAVFG, from the coding sequence ATGGATACTGCTCTGCTGATTTTAATTTTGGTAACAGGCTTTTACATGGCCTGGAATATCGGGGCTAATGATGTTGCCAATGCCATGGGAACATCTGTAGGTTCCGGTTCTTTGACCCTACGTCAAGCTGTTATCATTGCAGCTATTTTAGAGTTTTGTGGTGCTTTTTTCTTTGGCTCCCACGTCTCTAAGACCATGCAAAGTGGCATTATTAATCCAGATGTTTTTGTCCATGACCCTAGAATCCTCGTTTACGGCATGTTAGCCTCTTTGGCTTCTGTTGGGATGTGGTTGCAATTAGCCTCCTATTTTGGCTGGCCGGTTTCAACGACTCACTCAATTGTCGGAGCTATTGTGGGATTTGGAGCCGTTGTCGGAGGGCTCGAAGCTGTTTACTGGAAAGATGTCGGTTATATTATCTGTAGCTGGATTTTGTCTCCTGTTTTAGGCGGAGTCCTTGCTTATTATATTTTTACTCTTCTGAGAAAAAAAATTTTCTACGCTTTAAATCCTTTGGAAGCCACGCGCAAACTTACCCCTTTATTGGTATTTATTGTGGTAAGCATCCTTGCCCTGGTCTTAGTTTTTGAAGGGTTGCACAATTTAAATCTTGAACTTACCCTGTTGACCAAAATAGCCATTACAGTTGGGGCGGGGCTTTTGGGAGCGTTTATTAGCCATCTCGTCATGCGCCGCATTCCCATTACACAACACGGGAAGCCGCACAATGAGTACGATCCAGAGGCTATGCAGTCGTTGGAGAAAGTTCAAAAGCATTTGCAGCGCTTTCATTCTAAGTCTAATGGGGAGGCCCAATATACCGCGGGTTTGTTGATGGAAGAGGTCAATACCCTTTCCAAGTCACTTAAACCTCGAATGGAGCTCGATCATACTCATGAAGAGTATAATCGAGTCGAAACAGTTTTTGCTTATCTTCAAATTATGACAGCTTGCATGATGGCTTTTGCCCACGGCGCCAATGACGTCGCTAATGCGATCGGCCCCTTGTCAGCTGCTGTGACTATTTTGACTACTGGACTTTTTGCGGTTGAAGCTCCGGTTCCCACTTGGGCACTCGCACTTGGTGGGAGCGGCATTGTCGTTGGCTTGGCAACGTGGGGCTGGCGCGTCATTGAAACTATTGGGAAAAAAATTACAGAGCTGACTCCAAGCCGAGGCTTTGCAGCCGAATTTGGTGCAGCGACGACGATTGTACTGGCCTCTAGACTTGGACTTCCCATTTCAACGACTCATACACTAGTCGGAGCCGTTTTAGGTGTCGGTTTTGCAAGAGGCCTTGAAGCCGTCAATTTAACAACAACGCGCGATATTCTCATTTCTTGGGTTGTCACCGTACCGATCGGCGCTCTTTTAGCCGTTGCCTTATTTTATCCCATTCGCGCGGTATTCGGATAA
- a CDS encoding TIGR00153 family protein, whose translation MLTILSLFGRSPFAPLQSHMESVGRCVHFLPALCEAIERQDQAQIERIYDEISAIEHQADVIKNDIRNHLPKSLFLPIDRGNLLEILTIQDSIADKVEDVAVIATLKPLEMLPIFKDEFKLFLLKNIETFDGAKLIINELHELVESSFGGIEAEKVRSMVDDVAYREHEVDLIQRRLLKNLFKAEEQLTYITFNQWQRLIENLASISNFAENLAYRVRMTLELK comes from the coding sequence ATGTTGACAATTTTGAGTTTATTTGGCCGTTCTCCTTTTGCTCCTCTCCAATCACATATGGAAAGTGTCGGACGTTGCGTGCATTTTTTGCCAGCCCTTTGTGAAGCTATTGAAAGGCAAGACCAAGCGCAGATTGAGCGAATTTACGATGAAATTTCAGCAATTGAGCATCAGGCAGACGTGATTAAGAATGATATTCGCAATCATTTGCCAAAAAGCTTATTTTTGCCAATCGATCGCGGAAATTTACTGGAAATCTTGACAATTCAAGATAGTATTGCTGATAAGGTCGAAGATGTTGCGGTAATTGCGACACTTAAACCATTAGAAATGTTGCCAATTTTTAAGGATGAGTTTAAACTATTCCTACTTAAAAATATTGAGACATTCGATGGAGCAAAACTCATCATTAATGAATTGCATGAGTTAGTTGAATCATCTTTTGGAGGTATTGAAGCCGAAAAAGTTCGTTCCATGGTAGATGATGTGGCGTATCGAGAGCATGAAGTTGATCTCATACAGCGGCGGCTATTAAAAAACTTATTTAAAGCCGAAGAACAGCTGACCTACATCACATTTAACCAATGGCAACGTTTAATTGAAAATTTAGCTTCTATTTCAAATTTTGCTGAAAACTTGGCCTATCGAGTACGAATGACTTTAGAATTAAAATAA
- a CDS encoding ABC transporter ATP-binding protein: protein MLPSSPLLQVRDLTVRLQIGNDRWTVVDQLGFNLYAGQTLALVGESGCGKSMTALSLLRILPTPPALPPEGEVIYRGQNLLALSEKEMRQMRGSRLAMIFQDPMSALNPVYTIGNQLIEVAELHLHLDRDEALERAKKALESVGIADATRRLNDYPHQLSGGLKQRVMIAMALMCEPDILIADEPTTALDVTIQSQVLALIRSLQEKKGMALLLITHDMGVVAEMADEVIVMYTAQGIEKGHVEDIFYHRAHPYTLGLFQSRPSVQQKERLTPIPGQVPSFRHIPKGCRFHPRCPFVMDKCRTGPVPDFTLPHNHITKCWLYDQSAESQAKLKDSQLEQL from the coding sequence ATGCTCCCGTCTTCTCCTCTTTTACAAGTCCGCGACCTCACCGTCCGCCTGCAAATCGGAAATGATCGTTGGACAGTAGTTGATCAACTCGGCTTCAATCTTTATGCCGGCCAGACTCTGGCTTTAGTCGGGGAATCTGGCTGCGGAAAATCGATGACAGCACTCTCTCTCCTGCGCATTCTACCCACCCCTCCCGCACTTCCTCCTGAAGGAGAGGTCATTTATCGTGGACAAAACCTGCTTGCCTTAAGCGAAAAAGAAATGCGCCAGATGCGAGGGTCGCGCTTGGCCATGATTTTTCAAGATCCTATGAGCGCCTTAAATCCTGTTTATACAATTGGCAATCAGTTAATCGAAGTGGCAGAGCTGCATCTACACCTTGATAGGGATGAAGCCCTTGAACGCGCAAAAAAGGCTCTAGAAAGCGTAGGAATTGCTGATGCTACAAGGCGTTTGAATGATTACCCCCACCAGCTGTCTGGAGGGTTAAAGCAGCGCGTCATGATCGCTATGGCTTTGATGTGCGAACCCGATATCCTCATTGCTGACGAACCAACAACAGCCCTCGATGTCACCATCCAATCCCAGGTTCTTGCACTCATTCGCTCGCTCCAAGAGAAAAAGGGGATGGCCTTGTTGCTCATTACCCATGATATGGGCGTTGTTGCCGAAATGGCAGATGAAGTCATTGTGATGTACACAGCCCAAGGCATTGAAAAAGGACATGTTGAAGACATTTTTTATCATCGAGCACACCCCTATACGCTTGGGCTCTTCCAGTCGCGCCCTTCTGTACAACAAAAAGAAAGGCTCACTCCCATTCCTGGGCAAGTTCCCTCTTTTCGCCACATCCCCAAAGGATGCCGTTTCCATCCGCGCTGCCCTTTTGTGATGGACAAATGCCGCACAGGCCCTGTTCCCGATTTTACTCTTCCACACAACCACATCACAAAATGTTGGCTTTACGATCAGAGTGCAGAAAGCCAAGCTAAACTCAAAGATTCTCAGTTGGAGCAGCTATGA